The genomic segment CACGTTGATGCCGAAGACGAACTCCCAGTCCTCGCGGACGCTCTCCCAGATGGGCACGTCGCGGCCCTTGCGGCTCGCCACGCCGGCGTTGTTAACGAGCACGTCCACCGGCCCGGCCTGCGCGACGATCTCGCCGAACACGCGGTCCAGATCGCCCTCCCGCGTGAGGTCGCCGACCAGCGGCACGCCGCCGATGGCCTTCGCGACGCGGCCGGCGCTGTCCGCGTTCACGTCGAAGACGCCGACCTTCGCCCCGGCCCCGGCCAGCCGGCGGCAGATCGCTTCACCGATGCCCTGACCGCCGCCGGTCACCACCGCCACCTTACCGTCGAGTCGGAAGAAGTTCGTGGACACGTCGCACCTGTAGGAATCGTGAGTGGGAGGCGGGGTCGTTGTAGCCCACAACCGGCGGTCTGGCCTTCCCCCACGCGCCCGGGTTTTGCACAATGTCTTTCGGGCCGGGACCGTTGGCCGGTCCCGGCCCGAACGGGCCGCACTCGCCGGACCCGGAACGGTGTTCCGGGCCCGCTACACGCAACGCACTGGCAGGAACGGGATGAAATCTCACCGCGCGAGCGACGGCGAACGATCGCTGGCCGTGTTCATCGACTTCGAGAACATGGGGCTCGGGTTCAACAACCGCCGCGACCGGTTCGAGATCGGCAAGGTCCTCGAGCGGCTCGTCGAGAAGGGCAAGATCGTCTGCAAGAAGGCCTACGCCGACTGGAGCCGGTTCGGCATGTACACCGGCGGGCTCCACGAGGCCGCCATCGAGCTGATCGAGATCCCGCGCCGCGGGATGACCGGCAAGAACTCGGCCGACATCCGCCTCGTGGTGGACGCGGTGGACCTGGCCTACTCGAAGGACCACATCGACACGTTCGTCATCGTGTCCGGGGACAGCGACTTCTCGCCGCTCGTCTCCAAACTCAAGGAACTCGGTAAGCACGTCATCGGGCTGGGCCTGTCCGACGCGACCTCCGACCTGCTCCGGGACAACTGCGACGAGTTCATCTACTACGAGGACCTGGACCGCGCCCCGATCATCCCGGTGTCGGTGAACGACTCGATCCCGGAGAAGAAGCGGAAGGTGTTCGCGCTGCTCCTCGACTCGCTCCTGGCCCTGCGGCGCGAGAACAAGGAGGTGATCTACTCGTCCATGCTCAAGGACACCATCAAGCGGAAGAAGCCGTCCTTCAACGAGGGGTACTACGGCTACCGCACGTTCAGCGAGCTGCTCGAGGACGCCCAGCGCGAGGGGCTGCTCGAACTCGAAAAGCACCGGACCAGCGGCATGTACGTGGTCACGCGGTTCGGCCTGGAACTGAAATCCGGCCCGGTGGCCGCGCCGGCCGCCCGGATCGTTCAGCTCCCGGTCCGCAACGGCGGCGAACCGAAGAAGGTCGCGGAGCTCCCGCCGCGGAGCAGCACCGAGCCGAAGAAGGTTGTCGAACTGCCGCCGCGCCCCGCCGAGCCGAAACGGGTGGTCGAAGTGCCGAAGCCGGTCACGCTCGCGGAGAAGCGGCTGGTCGCGCCGCCGGTTCCACCCAAACCGGCGCTCCTCCCCAAGCCGATCCCCCCGGCCGACGACCGCGAGGACGAGCGCCCGCTGGGTCGCGCGCTCGCGGACGAGTTCGACCCGCTCGACGACGATCCGCTCGACGAGGTTCCGAGCTACGCGCCCCGGAAAGTCGAAACCAAGCCCGCCGCCAAACCGGCGAAGGAGCCCGCCGCCAAACCGGCGAAGGAGCCCGCAAAGGAACCGGCCAAGGCGAAGGCCCCGGCCAAGTCCGCCGCAAAGCCCGCGACCCGGACCGCGCGCCCGGCGAAGGAGGCCCCGCCCGCAAAGGCGCCCGCAGCGAAGCCGGCCGTGGAAAAACCGCCCGCCGCAAAACCGCCCGTGGAAAAACCGCCCGTCCGCAAGTCGGAAGCGAAACCACTGCCCCCAGCCAACGACGACGACGAGTTCGGCGCCGGGCTGTGACGTGAACAGCTCAACGCGCGACCAGTGCCCGGCGGTGCTCCGAATCGGGGAGCGCCGCCGGGCACATTGTTGTTGGTCGCGGTCGGGCGTGGCTTTGCACGCGAGGCCCGACGGCGCTGAGCACGACGGTTCTCGCGTGCGCCGATCCGCCAAGCGGAGGGCCGTCGGGCCTCCTCGCAAAGCCCCCGCGACCGCGCCGCTCGCCAAGTTGTGATTTCGCAACTCGCACCGGCAGATTCGTGCCACCCGTCTCGCGCCAAATACCCATTCCGACTCCGCCCGGGTATACTCACGCCGAACGACCCCGCCGGAGACCCCCTCATCATGCAGCCGAATCGCTTCTCCCTACCACTTGCGCTGGCAGCGGTGCTGGTCGCGCTCGCCCCGAGCGCGGCGCCCGCGCAACCGCCCGCGAAAAAGAAGGCCATTGAGCCGCCCGCCACCGACCCTGCCACGATGAAAGTCGCGAAGGGCTTCCGGGTGGAGTTGCTCTTCTCCGTCCCGAAGGACGAGATGGGGTCGTGGGTGTGCATGTGCGTCGACCCCAAGGGCCGGCTGATCGTGTCCGACCAGTACGGCGCGCTGTACCGCGTCCAGCCGGGACAGACGCCGGGCGAAACGCGCGTGAAGAAGATCATCGCCCAGGTCGGCAGCGCGCAGGGACTGGTATGGGCGTTCGACGCGCTGTACGCGGTCGTGAACGCGCCGGGCAAGAGCGGGCTGTACCGCGTCACCTCGTCCAAGAACAACGACGAACTCGACACCGTGGAAACGCTGCGCCTGTTCCAGGACGGCGGGGGCGAACACGGCCCGCACGCCGTACTGCGGCACCCGGACGGCAAGCGCCTCACGGTCGTCTGTGGGAACCAGACCAAGCTCGTGAAGTACGACACGACCCGCGTCCCGCCGGTGTGGGGCGAGGACCACCTGCTGCCGCGCCTGCCCGACGGCAACGGCTTCATGAAGGGCGTGCTGGGGCCGGGCGGGGCGATCTACAACGTCTCGCCCGACGGCAGGACGTGGGAACTGTTCAGCGTCGGGTTCCGCAACGAGTACGACGCCACCTACCACAAGAACGGCGACCTGTTCACCTACGACGCGGACATGGAGTGGGACTTCAACACGCCGTGGTACCGGCCGACGCGGGTGTGCCTGGTGCCGAGCGGCAGCGAGTTCGGGTGGCGCAACGGCGCGGGCAAGTACCCCGCGTACTACCCCGACACGCTCCCGCCGGTCCACAACGTCGGCCCCGGTTCGCCGACCGGCGTGTGCTTCGGGTACGGCGCGAAGTTCCCGCAAAAGTATCAAGACGCGTTCTTCATGTGCGACTGGAGCTACGGCAAGCTCTACGCGGCCCACCTGCGGCCCAGTGGGAGCGCGTACACGGCGGAACTGGAGGAGTTCGTCACCGGCACGCCGCTCCCGCTCACGGACGTGGTCATCAACCCTGTTGACGGCGCGCTCTATTTCACCATCGGCGGCCGTAAAACCAAGAGCGGCCTCTACCGGGTGACGTACACGGGAACGGACAGCACCGAGCCGG from the Frigoriglobus tundricola genome contains:
- a CDS encoding NYN domain-containing protein, with the translated sequence MKSHRASDGERSLAVFIDFENMGLGFNNRRDRFEIGKVLERLVEKGKIVCKKAYADWSRFGMYTGGLHEAAIELIEIPRRGMTGKNSADIRLVVDAVDLAYSKDHIDTFVIVSGDSDFSPLVSKLKELGKHVIGLGLSDATSDLLRDNCDEFIYYEDLDRAPIIPVSVNDSIPEKKRKVFALLLDSLLALRRENKEVIYSSMLKDTIKRKKPSFNEGYYGYRTFSELLEDAQREGLLELEKHRTSGMYVVTRFGLELKSGPVAAPAARIVQLPVRNGGEPKKVAELPPRSSTEPKKVVELPPRPAEPKRVVEVPKPVTLAEKRLVAPPVPPKPALLPKPIPPADDREDERPLGRALADEFDPLDDDPLDEVPSYAPRKVETKPAAKPAKEPAAKPAKEPAKEPAKAKAPAKSAAKPATRTARPAKEAPPAKAPAAKPAVEKPPAAKPPVEKPPVRKSEAKPLPPANDDDEFGAGL